A single region of the Vicia villosa cultivar HV-30 ecotype Madison, WI linkage group LG4, Vvil1.0, whole genome shotgun sequence genome encodes:
- the LOC131598151 gene encoding uncharacterized protein LOC131598151, with protein sequence MYVVIEIFQIAMDADKLPEQEMEEDQPKEFWDLVLGDDWNEVIKKYDEDSNCHRIGIKGRGTALHVAVSIGRKEIVKRLVEAIEKVGDESSLKIRNEIGATPLHVAAYAGFLDVCKLIIGKEGKRKYLIQEKNFDGETPLFWAVNARQMSVFLYLQQFYCLDLNIAIDNNDTSIFHVAIQTERYG encoded by the exons ATGTATGTAGTTATTGAAATTTTTCAAATAGCAATGGATGCTGACAAAC TTCCGGAGCAAGAAATGGAAGAGGACCAAC CTAAGGAGTTCTGGGACCTAGTATTGGGAGACGATTGGAATGAAGTAATTAAAAAATACGATGAAGATAGTAATTGTCACAGGATAGGTATCAAGGGAAGAGGAACAGCATTACACGTGGCAGTAAGCATTGGACGCAAAGAAATAGTGAAAAGACTTGTAGAAGCAATAGAAAAGGTTGGTGATGAAAGTAGTTTGAAAATAAGGAATGAAATAGGCGCTACTCCTCTTCATGTTGCAGCATATGCAGGATTCCTAGATGTGTGTAAACTTATAATTGGAAAAGAAGGTAAAAGGAAATATTTGATTCAAGAGAAAAATTTTGACGGggaaacaccacttttttgggcTGTTAATGCCCGTCAAATGTCAGTGTTTCTTTATCTTCAACAGTTTTATTGTCTTGATCTCAATATTGCTATCGATAACAATGATACTAGCATTTTTCATGTTGCCATTCAGACAGAAAGATATGGTTAG
- the LOC131600047 gene encoding uncharacterized protein LOC131600047, which produces MKHIYGGQLLKEIMKIPIYSLLGGGVINREDDFEYGPGMETKFLTKTKVKSKAKTTAYLTAASHGIVEIMSELESKTKSVVSETNSNDENALLLAVKHRQPHVIQRLKKDLDDGVFQNLYLRVNKDKNTMLHLAAYTSYKRENTWRISGAAMQLTWDIKWYKYIKELVPEHFNHKFNNDGKTPSDIFKEQHTELIQDSVEWLKDTSESCSVVAALIAGVSFATSGSVPGGNQQTGVPALKGNPAFEVFAISSLIGLYFSVTSLIMFLSILTSRKEVEEFRLNMPMKLLFGLSSLFVSIVAMLVSFCAGHFFVLEDKYTKGGLLFYLYISICFPVAFYAAMQFPLFVDLIKVVWKKVPPQSVKGVLL; this is translated from the exons ATGAAGCACATATATGGTGGTCAGCTCTtgaaagaaattatgaaaatacctATTTATTCATTATTGGGTGGTGGTGTGATCAATCGAGAAGATGACTTTGAATATGGTCCTGGAATGGAAA CAAAGTTTCTTACTAAAACAAAAGTAAAAAGTAAAGCAAAAACCACAGCATATTTGACTGCAGCAAGTCATGGAATAGTTGAGATTATGTCAGAGCTTGAATCAAAGACAAAAAGTGTGGTTAGTGAGACTAACTCTAATGATGAAAATGCATTGCTTTTGGCAGTAAAGCATAGGCAACCACATGTAATTCAACGGTTGAAGAAGGATTTAGATGACGGAGTCTTTCAAAACCTATATCTACGAGTTAATAAAGATAAGAATACCATGTTACACTTGGCAGCATATACATCATATAAGAGAGAAAATACTTGGAGGATATCTGGCGCTGCCATGCAATTGACGTGGGACATCAAGTGGTATAAG TACATAAAAGAACTAGTACCTGAGCATTTCAATCATAAATTCAACAATGATGGAAAAACCCCTAGTGATATCTTTAAGGAGCAACACACAGAACTTATACAAGACAGTGTTGAATGGTTGAAAGACACATCAGAGTCATGCTCAGTCGTAGCAGCTCTAATTGCCGGTGTCTCCTTCGCGACATCAGGTAGTGTACCTGGTGGCAATCAACAAACAGGAGTACCAGCATTAAAAGGAAACCCTGCATTTGAAGTATTCGCTATATCTTCATTAATTGGACTTTACTTCTCAGTCACTTCACTCATCATGTTCCTTTCTATACTAACTTCTCGAAAAGAAGTCGAAGAGTTTCGTCTAAACATGCCAATGAAGCTTCTTTTCGGCTTGAGCTCCCTCTTTGTATCCATTGTTGCTATGCTGGTTTCTTTTTGTGCTGGACATTTCTTTGTGCTCGAAGATAAATATACAAAGGGAGGTTTATTGTTCTATTTATATATTTCCATATGTTTTCCCGTTGCATTCTATGCAGCTATGCAGTTTCCGTTATTCGTTGACCTTATTAAAGTTGTTTGGAAGAAGGTTCCACCACAAAGTGTTAAGGGTGTTCTTCTATAG